A genomic region of Catalinimonas niigatensis contains the following coding sequences:
- a CDS encoding SusC/RagA family TonB-linked outer membrane protein has product MKKPVQKNYNLRSCFQFTALLHFLLLLTAASVQAQEKTVSGTVSSVEEGSLPGVNVLVKGTTTGTVTDMDGNYRITVPASESILVFSSIGYTAEEITVGNQSILNIELLPDIQSLSEVVVTALGIERESQSLGYAIQKLDGEKLNESRETNFTNALAGKVAGLDIRSNTGVGSSTRVILRGESSLSVNGNQPLFVVDGIPISNDINNSTSADYGNAAAEINPADIASVNVLKGPAAAALYGSRAANGAIVITTKSGKNTNGIGISVNSSVTFEDVLRLPQFQNKFGGGSNGLFEGSNFGFQGNLDLYPNGILDGYDESWGPRLDYGPNRAQFDSPTTNGFRGGDVHLPNRGDIIPTPWISQPNNVEDFFEVGQTIFNNVAVSGGNDKGNFRLSLTNLDQNGIVPNNDLVRNTMALNTSYKLTDKFKADLSLSYIKTESENRPDQGYGRNTPMYFILWMTRQVNMNSMRDYWQPGLEGVQQFQYNYGENHNNPFFYQYENTSGQLKDHLLGRVALTYDFTDNLSLMVRTGTDLYNDFRSIRRAVSTVGTEKGSYQESTFYFEERNTDMLLKYDFKSKGKFGAVLSAGANRLDQNRRSNNMLAPELLIPGIYNLGNNGAPLQTNAFSAEKRINSVYGLAQFDYDSKLFLDITGRNDWSSTLPENNNSYFYPSVSFSALFNEIFALPELVDLAQLRLGWAQVGNDTGPYQLLNSFGYELPWGAELALTESATLKNPQLKPESINTYEIGANVQLFKSRLGIDVTYYDIRSKDQILNIPLTETSGYQSRVINAGEIRNRGVELMLTTTPVRLNNSFQWDIMVNFAKNYSEVLSLAEGIDAFVQSAPGEEATLEARVGERMGALYGPGFERVAEGPMTGEIIIGANGLPIKTTEPIYLGNFNPDWTAGITNSFSFKGFYARGLLDIRYGGVFISRFYNKAMGSGILEETGRERGAREPGTEYDGLYYHAGAVQNEDETYSQNLVSTDGTASEGIYGTSARNYYKVYHDHNSESQLFDASYIKLREVAIGYNLPQKLMGRLPFRNVRVSFIGRNLKLWTDNPHFDPETAVATTGGGLIPGFENMSLPSTKSWGFNLSFNL; this is encoded by the coding sequence ATGAAAAAACCTGTACAAAAAAATTATAATCTTAGAAGTTGTTTTCAGTTCACTGCATTGCTGCACTTCCTTCTACTATTGACAGCAGCAAGTGTACAGGCACAAGAGAAAACAGTTTCAGGTACGGTGTCCTCCGTTGAAGAAGGAAGCCTACCAGGGGTAAACGTACTGGTCAAAGGGACTACCACAGGTACCGTCACTGATATGGATGGCAATTATCGGATTACTGTGCCCGCAAGTGAAAGCATCCTGGTCTTTTCTTCTATCGGTTATACTGCTGAGGAAATCACCGTAGGCAACCAGTCTATCCTCAATATTGAGTTGTTGCCCGATATACAATCATTAAGCGAAGTGGTCGTCACAGCCTTGGGTATAGAAAGAGAAAGCCAATCGCTAGGCTATGCCATACAGAAACTAGATGGTGAAAAGTTAAACGAATCACGGGAAACCAATTTTACCAATGCTTTGGCAGGAAAAGTGGCGGGCTTGGATATTAGGTCTAATACCGGCGTGGGAAGTTCTACTCGTGTGATTTTGCGCGGAGAATCTTCTCTGAGTGTCAATGGAAATCAACCGCTCTTTGTGGTGGATGGCATTCCTATAAGTAATGACATCAACAATTCAACCAGCGCTGACTATGGAAATGCTGCTGCTGAAATAAATCCGGCAGACATTGCCAGTGTCAACGTGCTGAAAGGTCCTGCTGCTGCTGCTTTATATGGCTCTCGGGCTGCTAATGGTGCCATTGTAATCACGACCAAATCAGGAAAGAACACGAATGGAATTGGGATTTCTGTGAATTCCAGTGTCACTTTTGAAGACGTACTGCGCTTACCTCAATTTCAAAATAAGTTCGGCGGAGGTTCTAATGGTTTGTTTGAAGGTTCAAATTTTGGTTTTCAGGGCAATCTGGACTTATACCCCAATGGTATTCTGGATGGTTATGACGAAAGTTGGGGCCCCCGCCTGGATTATGGTCCCAACCGCGCTCAGTTTGACTCTCCCACCACCAATGGTTTCAGGGGAGGGGATGTTCACCTGCCCAACCGAGGAGACATCATTCCTACTCCATGGATCTCTCAGCCCAATAATGTTGAAGATTTCTTTGAAGTAGGCCAAACGATATTTAATAACGTAGCCGTTTCTGGTGGTAATGATAAAGGAAATTTCAGGTTGTCCCTTACCAATCTGGATCAAAACGGAATTGTGCCAAATAACGACCTGGTGAGGAATACAATGGCTTTGAACACGAGTTACAAGCTAACGGATAAGTTCAAGGCAGACTTATCGCTGAGTTATATCAAGACAGAAAGTGAAAATCGTCCTGACCAGGGATATGGCAGAAATACGCCCATGTATTTCATACTGTGGATGACCCGGCAGGTCAATATGAATAGTATGAGAGATTACTGGCAACCCGGATTGGAGGGTGTTCAGCAGTTTCAGTATAACTACGGTGAAAACCACAACAACCCATTTTTCTACCAGTATGAAAATACCTCTGGCCAGCTCAAAGACCATTTATTAGGCAGAGTAGCCTTAACCTATGATTTTACCGACAACCTGAGTTTGATGGTGCGTACCGGCACCGACTTATACAATGACTTTCGGTCTATCAGAAGGGCTGTCAGTACGGTTGGAACAGAGAAGGGGAGTTACCAGGAATCTACCTTTTATTTTGAAGAAAGAAATACGGATATGCTGCTAAAGTATGACTTTAAAAGCAAAGGGAAATTTGGTGCCGTTTTATCAGCAGGAGCCAACCGCCTGGATCAAAACAGGAGAAGCAATAATATGCTTGCCCCTGAGCTCCTCATTCCCGGCATATATAATCTGGGTAACAACGGAGCACCCTTACAAACCAATGCATTTAGTGCTGAAAAAAGAATCAACAGTGTGTACGGATTGGCACAGTTTGATTATGACAGCAAGTTGTTTTTAGACATTACCGGACGTAATGACTGGTCCAGTACTTTGCCGGAAAATAACAACTCCTACTTCTACCCATCGGTTTCTTTCAGTGCATTATTCAACGAAATATTTGCTTTGCCTGAGTTGGTTGATCTGGCTCAGTTGCGACTGGGGTGGGCACAGGTGGGTAATGATACCGGCCCTTACCAATTGTTAAACTCTTTTGGATATGAACTCCCCTGGGGAGCAGAATTAGCCCTAACAGAGTCTGCCACCCTGAAAAATCCTCAACTTAAGCCAGAATCTATCAACACCTATGAAATTGGGGCGAATGTACAGCTATTTAAAAGCAGGTTAGGCATAGACGTGACCTACTATGATATACGATCTAAAGATCAGATACTGAACATTCCCCTTACCGAAACCAGCGGCTATCAGTCCAGGGTCATCAACGCCGGAGAAATCCGAAATCGGGGCGTTGAACTCATGTTAACCACTACGCCGGTCAGGCTGAACAACAGCTTTCAGTGGGATATCATGGTCAATTTTGCGAAAAATTATAGTGAGGTTCTTTCTTTAGCCGAGGGAATAGATGCTTTCGTACAGTCGGCACCGGGAGAAGAAGCCACCCTGGAAGCTAGAGTTGGGGAGCGGATGGGTGCTTTGTATGGTCCAGGATTTGAAAGAGTAGCAGAAGGCCCTATGACAGGAGAAATCATTATTGGAGCCAATGGCCTGCCCATCAAAACCACCGAGCCTATCTATCTTGGGAACTTCAACCCTGACTGGACAGCAGGTATAACCAATTCATTTTCTTTTAAAGGTTTTTATGCCCGTGGTCTGTTGGATATCCGATATGGAGGTGTGTTCATTTCCCGCTTCTATAACAAAGCTATGGGTTCAGGTATCCTGGAAGAAACCGGAAGGGAAAGAGGAGCACGGGAACCGGGAACCGAATATGATGGCCTTTATTACCATGCCGGTGCGGTACAAAATGAGGATGAAACTTATAGCCAGAATTTGGTCAGCACAGATGGCACAGCAAGTGAAGGTATTTACGGTACCAGCGCCAGGAACTATTACAAAGTATACCACGACCACAACTCAGAATCTCAGTTGTTTGATGCTTCTTACATCAAATTGAGGGAAGTAGCCATAGGTTATAATTTACCGCAAAAGCTGATGGGCAGGCTGCCTTTCAGAAATGTAAGGGTATCCTTTATTGGAAGGAATCTTAAACTCTGGACAGATAATCCACATTTTGATCCGGAAACGGCAGTAGCTACAACTGGCGGAGGTCTGATTCCCGGTTTTGAAAACATGAGTTTGCCCTCTACCAAAAGTTGGGGCTTCAACCTGAGTTTTAATCTGTAA
- a CDS encoding SusD/RagB family nutrient-binding outer membrane lipoprotein, with the protein MKNYYIKTLVLLLSLNLVSLSCTDDFEEINTNPNAPEQLSSPGLLLPTIIRNVMRDHYTASWTRGNIVADYTANQFVSAFDWTPSDASGYFLWDYYNHMRNLNTMMELAKEREMQNNEGVGLVLKSFMFQSMTDVFGDIPYSEAIQAKSNNINFPVYDTQEEIYNGILADLEQANVLLGSGNDALTGDILYQGDVLKWKKFANSLRMRCLMRISDRRDPSAEMSKMYGDPAQYPMFESYQDQAALQYLDQLGNEFPRYRATVGDFAGTTHASTTLIGKLQELNDPRLFVFAQPTPATAGSNNRVYAGVPNGIANEDLYNGGSANQSPPGLLWAPINWDPELASPTAAQSMLMSNSELQLILAEAAEKGYISGDAAGFYRKGIQDQFDYYASRIPANYNFPTAADVQPDPTYYTQDQVAYTGTQEEKLQKIWLQKWLSLFNTGYEGWSEWRRTGVPEITAGPNSLGFVPLRHLYPLTEQNFNKENYDAAVARQGTDNTQTRVWWDVD; encoded by the coding sequence ATGAAAAATTACTATATCAAAACACTAGTACTGCTGCTCTCCCTGAATCTTGTATCATTGAGTTGTACCGATGATTTTGAGGAGATCAACACTAATCCCAATGCGCCGGAGCAGTTAAGCAGCCCTGGTTTGCTTTTACCGACCATCATACGGAATGTCATGCGGGATCATTATACCGCTTCCTGGACAAGAGGCAATATCGTAGCGGATTATACCGCCAATCAGTTTGTCAGTGCGTTTGACTGGACACCCTCCGATGCAAGCGGATATTTTCTATGGGATTATTATAACCACATGAGGAATCTGAATACCATGATGGAACTGGCAAAAGAGAGAGAAATGCAAAATAATGAAGGAGTAGGCCTGGTATTAAAGTCATTCATGTTTCAGTCTATGACCGATGTATTTGGTGATATTCCTTATTCGGAAGCTATCCAGGCAAAAAGTAATAATATCAATTTTCCGGTATATGATACGCAGGAGGAAATTTATAATGGAATTCTGGCAGACCTTGAGCAAGCCAATGTTTTATTGGGATCGGGAAATGATGCACTGACAGGAGATATACTGTACCAGGGGGATGTGCTCAAGTGGAAAAAGTTTGCCAATTCCCTCAGGATGAGATGCCTGATGCGGATTTCAGACCGCAGAGACCCTTCGGCAGAAATGTCAAAAATGTATGGAGATCCTGCTCAATATCCTATGTTTGAAAGTTATCAGGACCAGGCAGCTTTGCAATACCTGGATCAGTTGGGCAACGAATTTCCCCGCTATCGTGCAACTGTAGGTGATTTTGCCGGCACTACCCATGCTTCTACAACCTTGATTGGTAAACTTCAGGAATTGAATGATCCCCGACTCTTTGTCTTTGCACAGCCTACTCCTGCCACAGCCGGAAGCAACAACCGCGTATATGCCGGAGTGCCCAATGGCATTGCCAACGAGGATCTCTACAATGGCGGTAGTGCCAATCAGTCGCCTCCCGGTCTGCTCTGGGCACCGATCAACTGGGACCCTGAACTGGCTTCTCCCACTGCTGCACAAAGTATGTTGATGAGCAATTCTGAACTGCAATTGATTCTGGCAGAAGCCGCAGAAAAAGGGTATATCAGCGGAGATGCAGCAGGTTTTTATAGAAAAGGTATACAGGATCAGTTTGACTATTATGCCAGCAGAATTCCTGCGAATTATAACTTTCCTACCGCCGCAGATGTGCAGCCCGATCCCACTTACTATACCCAGGATCAGGTGGCTTACACCGGTACACAGGAAGAAAAACTGCAAAAGATATGGTTGCAAAAGTGGCTGTCTCTATTTAACACCGGTTATGAAGGCTGGTCTGAGTGGCGGAGAACCGGTGTACCTGAAATCACGGCAGGTCCAAACAGTCTGGGCTTTGTTCCGCTAAGACATCTCTATCCCTTAACCGAGCAAAATTTCAACAAGGAAAACTATGATGCGGCAGTAGCCCGACAGGGGACAGACAATACCCAGACCCGCGTTTGGTGGGATGTGGATTGA
- a CDS encoding LamG-like jellyroll fold domain-containing protein → MKNIYLITVFFFLCLLSQPLQAQGPIVHLPLNTDLNDGSGNNLHATDAGDEATVFVEDATRGTVARFPIAAHAQLPLDPKLDFGTEDFSVAFWVKVDNAAIPGSDPVIIGNKDWGSGGNPGFLVALDGANEAGSHLWTVNVADGAGGRLDWDADDNATPTLTDNQWHFVAVVFDRDATMNVYLDGELRQSDVAEDSKNLTLVPGDLGPDALPLTIMQDATGAYSADFEAFLDDILVYDRVLTAEEVTELNENGYTVNPSLGADVYLPFDGNLNDASGNNLHAVDAGTEATVFVEDAARGTVARFPIAAHAQLPLDPKLDFGTEDFSVAFWVKVDNAAIPGSDPVIIGNKDWGSGGNPGFLVALDGANEAGSHLWTVNVADGAGGRLDWDADDNATPTLTDNQWHFVAVVFDRDATMNVYLDGELRQSDVAEDSKNLTLVPGDLAPDALPLTIMQDATGAYSADFEAFLDDVRVWKGKALNAEEINEVFGFVVEQPNDEAYGADIYLPLDTDLNDLTANAIHATDAGTETTQFVEDAIRGTVAEFPVAAHAQFPADAPLLDFGTEDFSMAFWIKIDPNLSTPGDPVILGNKDWGSGGNPGFLVGLDGADDPAAHLWTVNVADGAGGRLDWDADDNQTPNLKDGYWHLVALAFDRDATLNVYLDGELRQSDPADDAKNLTLTPGSLTSPYPLTIMQDATGAYGDDFVARLDNIRIWKKVISAEEVATIFEMDKGNGTGGEGEIVLGNNPLEEIPDNFKVYPNPIVNGQASIRYYLAAPSDMSISIYNRVGLRIQTVLNEKMAAGEHTLNWDASAYPSGLYYFRIEGDHLKKTTKVILLK, encoded by the coding sequence ATGAAAAATATATATTTAATAACTGTTTTCTTCTTTTTATGCCTCCTGTCTCAGCCCCTACAGGCACAGGGCCCTATTGTACATCTACCCCTGAATACTGATCTCAACGATGGGAGTGGTAACAATTTACATGCAACAGATGCGGGTGATGAGGCTACTGTATTTGTGGAAGATGCTACCAGAGGTACGGTAGCCAGATTTCCCATAGCTGCCCACGCCCAGCTACCGCTTGATCCGAAATTGGACTTTGGTACAGAAGACTTTTCAGTAGCCTTTTGGGTGAAGGTAGACAATGCTGCTATTCCCGGCAGTGATCCGGTGATCATTGGCAACAAAGACTGGGGCAGTGGCGGTAATCCTGGTTTCTTAGTAGCCCTGGATGGGGCCAACGAAGCAGGTTCTCATCTCTGGACTGTCAACGTAGCCGATGGAGCAGGAGGCAGGCTGGATTGGGATGCCGATGATAATGCCACGCCTACATTGACCGATAACCAATGGCATTTTGTGGCCGTGGTGTTTGATCGGGATGCTACCATGAATGTATATCTGGATGGAGAACTTCGGCAAAGTGATGTGGCAGAAGATTCCAAGAATTTGACCCTGGTTCCTGGAGATCTGGGTCCCGATGCTTTGCCACTGACTATTATGCAGGATGCTACCGGTGCTTACAGCGCTGACTTTGAAGCTTTCCTGGATGACATACTGGTATATGACCGGGTCCTTACTGCTGAAGAAGTAACTGAGCTGAATGAAAATGGCTATACAGTCAACCCTTCTTTGGGAGCGGATGTGTACCTGCCTTTTGATGGAAACCTCAACGATGCGAGTGGGAATAATTTACATGCGGTAGATGCAGGTACTGAGGCCACTGTATTTGTGGAAGATGCAGCCAGAGGCACGGTAGCCAGATTTCCCATAGCTGCCCACGCCCAGCTACCGCTTGATCCGAAATTGGACTTTGGTACAGAAGACTTTTCAGTAGCCTTTTGGGTGAAGGTAGACAATGCTGCTATTCCCGGCAGTGATCCGGTGATCATTGGCAACAAAGACTGGGGCAGTGGTGGTAATCCTGGTTTCTTAGTAGCCCTGGATGGGGCCAACGAAGCAGGTTCTCATCTCTGGACTGTCAACGTAGCTGATGGAGCAGGAGGCAGGCTGGATTGGGATGCCGATGATAATGCCACGCCTACATTGACCGATAACCAATGGCATTTTGTGGCCGTGGTGTTTGACCGGGATGCCACCATGAATGTGTATCTGGATGGAGAACTTCGGCAAAGTGATGTGGCAGAAGATTCCAAGAATTTGACCCTGGTTCCTGGAGATCTGGCTCCTGATGCTTTGCCACTGACTATTATGCAGGATGCTACCGGTGCTTACAGCGCTGACTTTGAAGCTTTCCTGGATGATGTTAGAGTGTGGAAAGGTAAAGCATTGAATGCTGAAGAAATCAATGAAGTTTTTGGTTTTGTTGTTGAACAACCCAATGACGAAGCCTACGGAGCCGATATTTATCTGCCTTTAGATACTGATTTGAATGACCTCACCGCCAATGCAATCCATGCTACCGACGCAGGTACAGAGACCACCCAATTCGTAGAAGATGCCATACGGGGTACGGTAGCAGAATTTCCAGTGGCAGCCCATGCCCAGTTTCCGGCAGATGCTCCCTTACTGGACTTCGGCACAGAAGATTTTAGCATGGCCTTCTGGATCAAAATTGATCCTAACCTTTCTACTCCGGGGGATCCGGTGATTCTTGGTAACAAAGACTGGGGCAGTGGCGGTAATCCCGGCTTCCTGGTAGGTCTGGACGGGGCTGATGATCCTGCCGCCCATTTGTGGACCGTAAATGTAGCGGATGGTGCTGGCGGAAGATTGGACTGGGATGCCGATGATAACCAGACTCCCAACCTGAAAGATGGCTACTGGCACTTGGTAGCCCTGGCTTTTGACCGTGATGCTACCCTGAATGTGTATCTGGATGGAGAACTCAGACAAAGCGATCCGGCAGATGATGCTAAGAATTTGACGCTGACCCCAGGTAGCCTTACCTCGCCTTATCCATTGACAATTATGCAGGATGCTACCGGTGCTTATGGGGATGATTTCGTAGCACGACTGGACAATATCCGTATCTGGAAAAAAGTCATTAGTGCAGAAGAAGTAGCCACTATTTTTGAAATGGACAAAGGAAATGGCACCGGTGGAGAAGGTGAAATTGTGCTGGGAAACAATCCTTTAGAAGAAATTCCTGATAATTTCAAAGTGTATCCTAACCCAATCGTCAATGGTCAGGCATCTATTCGTTATTATTTGGCGGCTCCATCAGATATGAGCATTAGCATTTATAATAGAGTAGGACTGAGAATACAGACTGTCCTTAATGAGAAGATGGCTGCTGGTGAACATACACTGAACTGGGATGCTTCTGCTTATCCATCAGGTTTGTACTACTTCCGTATAGAAGGTGATCATTTAAAAAAAACCACTAAAGTAATACTGCTTAAATAG
- a CDS encoding alkaline phosphatase family protein, giving the protein MSLHSACDSGEENPALDVKHVIVIGVDGMSPNGIMNASTPVMDDMMQNGSYTLHARGVLPTSSSSNWASMVSGAGPEQHGVTSNGWERDDYILPPVVTGTEEIFPTIFGVARQQRPDLEIGAIYHWSGFGRLIEKSALDYDVTDGSEHAISQKAVAYINNKKPDFLFVHLDHVDHAGHHDGHKTEPYYHSVSVADSLIGNIIQATKDAGIFEESVFIVSSDHGGIGYGHGGETTDEIEIPFIIYGKGVKKNHLIAEKIYTYDNAATVAFLLGLKQPYAWIGKPVKSGFEGFDVPEIGNQKVLIASPIIYPKAHLYEPAGGFFLDEAHEVNMESVSDGAEIRYTLDGSEPDRNSTLYKAPFPLHKSAVVKAKAFLGENEESNTSEAFFRLVKSNADNGIKYSYYEGENWKFLPVFATLKPKKSGRKYQFRVDDINEKKDQFAIRFTSFLKIDTAGEYRFYTSSDDGSKLFIEGEEIVNNDGGHGVIERMGSVELTAGFYEINVEYFNEGGGGWLDVYYKGPGITKQIIPANKLYFNKQ; this is encoded by the coding sequence ATGAGTTTGCATTCTGCCTGTGATAGCGGGGAAGAAAATCCTGCATTGGATGTCAAACATGTCATCGTCATTGGGGTAGATGGAATGAGCCCCAACGGAATCATGAACGCCAGTACGCCGGTGATGGACGATATGATGCAGAACGGTTCTTACACGCTGCATGCCAGGGGTGTGTTGCCAACCAGTAGCAGTTCCAATTGGGCATCTATGGTTTCAGGTGCCGGACCTGAGCAGCATGGAGTTACCTCCAATGGTTGGGAAAGAGATGATTATATACTACCTCCGGTAGTTACTGGTACTGAAGAAATTTTCCCTACCATTTTTGGAGTCGCCAGGCAGCAGCGCCCTGACCTGGAAATAGGTGCAATCTATCACTGGTCAGGCTTTGGACGCTTAATAGAAAAGAGCGCCCTGGATTATGATGTTACCGATGGATCTGAACATGCCATCAGCCAGAAGGCGGTTGCTTATATCAACAATAAAAAACCGGACTTTCTCTTTGTTCATCTGGATCATGTGGACCATGCCGGTCATCATGATGGCCATAAAACAGAGCCTTACTATCATTCAGTGTCAGTAGCAGACTCACTGATAGGCAATATCATTCAGGCTACCAAAGACGCTGGTATTTTTGAAGAAAGTGTTTTTATTGTTTCTTCAGATCATGGAGGCATTGGCTACGGACACGGTGGAGAAACGACTGATGAGATTGAAATTCCTTTTATCATATATGGAAAAGGAGTAAAGAAGAACCATCTGATTGCTGAAAAAATATATACCTACGACAATGCGGCCACTGTGGCTTTTTTGCTGGGACTTAAGCAGCCTTATGCCTGGATTGGCAAGCCGGTAAAAAGTGGTTTTGAAGGCTTTGATGTGCCAGAAATCGGAAATCAAAAAGTGTTGATTGCTTCTCCAATCATTTATCCCAAAGCTCATTTATATGAACCTGCCGGTGGATTCTTTTTGGATGAAGCACATGAAGTCAACATGGAATCCGTGAGTGATGGAGCGGAGATAAGATATACGCTGGATGGTAGCGAACCGGATAGAAATTCTACTTTATATAAGGCTCCCTTCCCGCTCCACAAAAGTGCAGTAGTGAAGGCCAAAGCTTTTCTGGGTGAAAACGAAGAAAGTAATACTTCGGAAGCCTTTTTCCGCCTGGTGAAAAGTAATGCCGATAATGGGATAAAGTACAGCTATTATGAGGGGGAGAACTGGAAGTTCCTTCCTGTATTTGCCACCCTAAAACCTAAAAAATCAGGCAGGAAATATCAGTTCAGAGTAGATGATATCAACGAAAAAAAGGATCAGTTTGCCATTCGTTTTACCTCCTTTCTTAAAATTGATACAGCCGGTGAGTACCGCTTTTATACCAGTTCGGATGATGGTAGTAAATTGTTTATAGAAGGGGAAGAAATAGTTAATAATGATGGTGGACATGGCGTCATTGAAAGAATGGGAAGTGTAGAGTTGACTGCTGGTTTTTATGAAATTAATGTGGAGTATTTCAATGAAGGCGGTGGTGGCTGGCTGGATGTGTACTATAAAGGACCGGGAATTACCAAACAAATCATCCCTGCGAATAAGCTTTACTTCAATAAGCAATGA
- a CDS encoding DUF5690 family protein — protein sequence MKSIRPLKDTSGIFFILWCMLASFGAYFCMYAFRKPFTTSLYEGYQLWGIGYKTVLIISQVLGYMISKFVGIKVISELRPSRRIFLILGLILFAEAALLGFGLVPFPFNFVFLFLSGLPLGMVWGVVFSFLEGRRVTEVISIGLSISLIVASGILKTIYLELHQWLPAISEFWMPFVIGLLFLPLFCFFVWMLSVIPEPSHEDKLLRKERRPMNRQDKKLVLKEYGFGLACLVMVYALLATLRDFRDNFSVEIWTEITVDWNSTVFSQTEMISGCIVLLAVGAISVFKNNVRAFRFTLLLITFGIVLSGVSTLLFQEGILSPFLWMLFLGIGLFLAYIPIQTALFERMIAAYRINANAGFFVYICDAIGYLGSVGLLIYKEFFAKELRWSVVLIEFSFLTTLASLLLLLVVYVFYYRKLKTYPAIQPSREPVESYI from the coding sequence ATGAAAAGTATTCGCCCATTAAAAGATACAAGTGGCATATTTTTCATTCTGTGGTGCATGCTGGCATCTTTTGGGGCTTATTTCTGTATGTATGCTTTCCGCAAACCTTTTACTACCAGCCTCTATGAAGGGTATCAACTTTGGGGCATAGGCTATAAAACGGTCTTGATTATCTCCCAGGTACTTGGCTATATGATTTCCAAATTTGTGGGTATCAAGGTCATTTCGGAACTTCGCCCTTCCCGCCGGATATTCCTCATCCTGGGATTGATTCTTTTTGCAGAAGCCGCTTTGCTGGGTTTTGGATTGGTACCTTTTCCTTTCAACTTTGTCTTTCTCTTTCTTAGTGGACTGCCGCTGGGCATGGTCTGGGGAGTTGTATTTAGTTTTTTAGAAGGTAGACGGGTTACCGAAGTGATATCTATTGGGCTCAGTATCAGCCTGATTGTAGCCTCGGGAATATTGAAAACTATTTATCTGGAACTACATCAATGGTTGCCTGCCATCTCAGAATTCTGGATGCCTTTTGTCATTGGCCTCTTGTTCCTGCCGCTGTTTTGTTTTTTTGTTTGGATGCTTTCGGTCATTCCCGAACCTTCACACGAAGATAAATTGCTGCGCAAAGAAAGACGACCGATGAACCGGCAGGATAAAAAGCTGGTACTGAAAGAATATGGTTTTGGGCTTGCCTGCTTGGTGATGGTCTATGCACTACTGGCTACTTTAAGGGATTTCAGGGATAATTTCTCAGTAGAGATTTGGACTGAAATCACTGTAGACTGGAATAGCACAGTATTTTCACAGACGGAAATGATCAGCGGATGTATCGTGTTGCTGGCAGTGGGCGCCATATCGGTATTTAAAAATAATGTACGGGCATTCCGCTTCACCCTTCTCCTGATCACTTTCGGTATTGTGCTTAGTGGTGTGAGTACTTTGCTGTTTCAGGAAGGCATATTGTCACCTTTTCTTTGGATGCTTTTCTTAGGAATAGGTTTGTTTTTGGCTTATATCCCTATACAAACAGCTTTGTTTGAAAGAATGATTGCCGCTTACCGGATCAATGCCAATGCAGGTTTTTTTGTGTACATTTGTGATGCCATTGGCTATCTGGGAAGTGTAGGGTTGTTGATATACAAAGAGTTTTTTGCCAAAGAGCTGCGCTGGTCTGTCGTACTCATTGAGTTTAGCTTTTTGACCACTTTGGCAAGCCTGCTACTGCTGTTGGTGGTGTATGTATTTTACTACAGAAAGCTCAAAACCTATCCAGCCATACAACCCTCCAGGGAGCCGGTAGAATCTTATATTTAA